The Mesorhizobium sp. M1D.F.Ca.ET.043.01.1.1 genome contains a region encoding:
- the nifD gene encoding nitrogenase molybdenum-iron protein alpha chain: MSREYENDGALHAKLIEEVLSHYPDKAAKRRKKHLNVAKSGNEAGGESEVLSECDVKSNIKSIPGVMTIRGCAYAGSKGVVWGPVKDMVHISHGPVGCGQYSWSQRRNYYVGTTGVDTFGTMQFTSDFQEKDIVFGGDKKLEQIIDEIEVLFPLNNGITVQSECPIGLIGDDTEAVSRKKTKEYDKTIVPVRCEGFRGVSQSLGHHIANDAIRDWVFDKKDVKFEAGPYDVNVIGDYNIGGDAWASRILLEEIGLRVVGNWSGDATLAEIERAPKAKLNLIHCYRSMNYICRHMEEKYGVAWMEYNFFGPSQIEASLRNIAKHFGPEIEEKTEKVIAKYRPLVDAVIAKYLSRLEGNTVMLYVGGLRPRHVVTAYEDLGMVIVGTGYEFAHSDDYQRTGHYVKNGTLIYDDVTGYELEKFIEGIRPNLVGSGIKEKYPVQKMGIPFRQMHSWDYSGPYHGYDGFAIFARDVDLAINNPVWDLFHAPWKRSRGDERAMAAE, encoded by the coding sequence ATGAGCCGGGAATACGAGAATGACGGTGCTCTTCATGCGAAGCTTATCGAAGAGGTGCTGTCGCATTATCCCGACAAGGCGGCGAAGCGCCGCAAGAAGCACCTCAACGTCGCAAAGAGCGGCAACGAGGCTGGCGGGGAAAGCGAGGTCCTTTCCGAATGCGACGTCAAATCGAACATCAAGTCCATTCCCGGGGTGATGACGATTCGCGGCTGTGCATATGCTGGTTCGAAAGGCGTGGTGTGGGGGCCAGTCAAGGATATGGTCCATATCTCGCACGGCCCGGTCGGCTGCGGCCAATATTCTTGGTCGCAGCGCCGCAACTACTACGTCGGTACAACGGGCGTCGACACGTTCGGGACAATGCAGTTCACCTCCGATTTCCAGGAGAAGGACATCGTCTTCGGCGGCGACAAGAAGCTGGAACAGATCATTGACGAGATTGAAGTCTTGTTTCCGCTCAACAACGGCATCACCGTGCAGTCCGAATGCCCTATCGGCCTGATTGGCGATGACACCGAGGCCGTTTCTCGCAAAAAGACCAAGGAGTATGACAAGACGATCGTGCCGGTACGCTGCGAGGGCTTCCGCGGCGTCTCGCAGTCGCTTGGCCACCACATCGCCAATGATGCAATCCGGGATTGGGTCTTCGACAAAAAGGATGTCAAGTTCGAGGCCGGCCCCTACGACGTCAACGTCATCGGCGACTACAATATCGGCGGCGATGCCTGGGCCTCGCGCATACTGCTTGAGGAGATAGGGCTGCGCGTGGTTGGCAACTGGTCGGGTGACGCCACACTCGCAGAGATCGAGCGCGCCCCGAAGGCTAAGCTCAATCTTATCCACTGCTACCGGTCGATGAATTACATCTGTCGGCATATGGAGGAAAAGTATGGCGTCGCCTGGATGGAGTACAATTTCTTCGGTCCCTCCCAGATCGAAGCCTCTCTGCGCAACATAGCCAAGCATTTTGGGCCGGAAATCGAGGAGAAGACCGAAAAGGTCATTGCCAAGTACAGGCCGCTTGTTGATGCGGTCATCGCCAAGTACCTGTCGCGCCTGGAAGGAAATACCGTGATGCTCTATGTGGGCGGCCTGCGCCCCCGCCACGTCGTCACGGCCTACGAGGACCTCGGCATGGTCATCGTGGGCACCGGCTATGAATTCGCCCACAGCGACGACTATCAGCGCACCGGCCACTACGTGAAGAACGGCACGCTGATCTACGATGACGTGACCGGCTATGAGTTGGAGAAATTCATCGAAGGGATTCGCCCAAATCTGGTCGGCTCGGGAATCAAAGAAAAATACCCGGTGCAGAAGATGGGCATACCGTTCCGCCAGATGCATTCCTGGGATTATTCAGGCCCGTATCACGGCTACGATGGCTTTGCCATTTTCGCACGTGATGTGGATCTCGCCATTAACAACCCGGTCTGGGACCTATTCCACGCGCCTTGGAAAAGAAGCCGGGGCGATGAGCGGGCGATGGCTGCCGAATAA
- the nifK gene encoding nitrogenase molybdenum-iron protein subunit beta → MPQSAEKILDHAPLFREPEYRKMLAEKKLNFECPHPDEIISDQRDFTQTWEYREKNLARKALVVNPAKACQPLGAVFAAAGFERTMSFVHGSQGCVAYYRSHLSRHFKEPAAAVSSSMTEDAAVFGGLKNMVDGLANTYQLYDPKMIAVSTTCMAEVIGDDLHSFIQNAKDEDSVPRDFDVPFAHTPAFVGSHVDGYDNMVKGILEHFWKGQERTQIEGTINIIPGFDGFCVGNNRELKRLLDVMGVSYTLIQDASDQFDTPSDGEYRMYDGGTKINEVKKALNAEATLSLQHHNTRKTLGYCEEVGQATASFHYPLGVQATDEFLMEVAAISGKEIPEAIRLERGRLVDAMADSQSWLHGKKYAIYGDPDFVHAMARFVMETGGEPTHCLATNGTSAWEADLKKLLASSPFGKAAQVWAGKDLWALRSLLFTEPVDLLIGNSYGKYLERDTGTPLIRLMFPIFDRHHHHRFALFGYQGALRVLTTILDKIFDKLDRETSETGVTDYSYDLTR, encoded by the coding sequence ATGCCGCAGTCGGCTGAAAAAATTCTCGATCACGCTCCCCTGTTCCGCGAGCCGGAATACAGAAAGATGCTCGCTGAGAAGAAGCTAAACTTCGAATGTCCGCACCCCGATGAAATCATTTCCGATCAGCGCGATTTCACCCAGACGTGGGAATACCGCGAAAAGAACCTCGCCCGCAAAGCGCTTGTCGTGAACCCGGCCAAGGCCTGCCAGCCGCTGGGTGCGGTATTCGCTGCCGCCGGCTTCGAGCGAACCATGTCCTTCGTCCACGGCAGCCAAGGTTGCGTCGCCTATTACCGCTCGCACCTGTCGCGCCATTTCAAGGAGCCTGCCGCGGCGGTCTCCTCCTCAATGACCGAGGATGCGGCGGTGTTTGGCGGCCTGAAGAACATGGTCGACGGGCTCGCCAACACCTACCAGCTCTACGACCCCAAGATGATTGCCGTGTCGACGACCTGTATGGCAGAGGTCATTGGCGACGACCTGCACAGCTTCATCCAGAACGCCAAGGACGAAGATTCAGTCCCGCGCGACTTCGACGTGCCCTTTGCCCACACCCCGGCCTTCGTTGGCAGTCATGTCGACGGCTATGACAACATGGTCAAAGGCATTTTGGAGCACTTCTGGAAAGGTCAGGAGCGTACGCAAATCGAAGGAACCATCAACATCATTCCGGGCTTCGACGGCTTCTGCGTCGGCAACAACCGGGAGCTCAAGCGCCTGCTCGATGTAATGGGCGTGTCCTATACATTGATCCAGGATGCCTCTGACCAGTTCGATACGCCTTCGGACGGTGAATACCGCATGTATGACGGGGGCACGAAGATCAACGAGGTGAAGAAGGCCCTCAACGCCGAGGCAACGCTTTCGCTGCAGCATCACAACACCCGAAAGACACTGGGCTATTGCGAGGAGGTCGGGCAGGCGACGGCCTCGTTCCACTATCCGCTCGGCGTTCAGGCGACGGACGAATTCCTGATGGAGGTCGCGGCGATTTCCGGCAAGGAGATTCCCGAGGCAATTCGCCTCGAGCGCGGCCGACTGGTAGACGCCATGGCGGACAGCCAATCCTGGTTGCATGGTAAGAAATACGCCATCTACGGTGATCCCGACTTCGTTCACGCAATGGCCCGCTTTGTCATGGAGACCGGCGGCGAGCCAACCCATTGCCTCGCCACCAATGGCACCTCGGCATGGGAAGCCGATTTGAAGAAGCTGCTAGCATCCTCGCCTTTCGGCAAGGCTGCCCAGGTTTGGGCGGGCAAGGACCTGTGGGCGCTGCGCTCACTGCTCTTTACCGAGCCGGTGGACCTTTTGATCGGCAATTCCTACGGCAAGTACCTGGAGCGCGACACCGGAACACCGCTGATCCGGCTGATGTTTCCGATCTTCGATCGGCACCATCATCACCGCTTTGCGCTCTTTGGCTACCAGGGAGCGTTGCGCGTGCTGACGACGATCCTCGACAAGATCTTCGACAAACTCGATCGCGAGACGAGCGAGACGGGTGTGACGGATTATTCCTATGACCTCACGCGCTAA
- the nifE gene encoding nitrogenase iron-molybdenum cofactor biosynthesis protein NifE: MSSLSAKIKDAFDEPACDKNRGKDAKARKEGCSKSLTPGAAAGGCAFDGAKIVLQPITDVAHLVHAPLACEGNSWDNRGAVSSGPTLWRTSFTTDLTELDLVMGQGERKLFKAIREIKHTYAPPAIFVYSTCVTALIGDDIEAVCKRATEKFGLAVVPINAPGLAGSKNLGNKLAAEALLDHVIGTVEPDDPGPYDINILGEFNLSGEFWLVKPLLDRLGIRVRACIPGDARYRDIASAHRARAAMMVCSTALISLARKMEERWDIPFFEGSFYGISDTSQALRNLVRLLVRKGADPEILERTETLIAQQEAIAWKKLESYRQRLQGKRVLLNTGGVKSWSVVHALMEIGIEIVGTSIKKSTVQDKERIKQVLKHDKHMFESMAASELYAMLSEHRADIMLSGGRTQFIALKAKTPWLDINQERQHPYAGYDGMVELVRQIDLAIHNPIWSQVRQPAPWDCQPELIGELPCTRNETAYLFDEFACATAHEC; this comes from the coding sequence ATGTCCTCCCTCAGCGCCAAAATCAAGGACGCCTTCGATGAGCCCGCCTGCGATAAGAACCGTGGCAAAGATGCCAAGGCGCGCAAGGAGGGCTGCTCGAAGTCGCTGACACCAGGGGCGGCAGCCGGCGGCTGCGCCTTTGACGGAGCCAAGATCGTCCTGCAGCCGATCACCGACGTTGCGCATCTGGTCCATGCGCCGCTCGCCTGCGAGGGCAATTCTTGGGACAACCGTGGTGCGGTTTCGTCAGGGCCGACCTTGTGGCGGACAAGCTTCACGACCGACCTCACCGAACTCGACCTTGTGATGGGGCAGGGCGAGCGGAAACTCTTCAAGGCGATCCGCGAGATCAAGCACACATACGCGCCGCCGGCGATCTTCGTCTACTCGACTTGCGTAACGGCGCTGATCGGTGACGACATCGAGGCCGTGTGCAAACGCGCCACGGAAAAGTTCGGTTTGGCCGTGGTGCCGATCAATGCGCCTGGCCTGGCAGGCTCCAAGAACCTCGGCAATAAGCTCGCCGCCGAGGCGTTGCTCGATCATGTCATCGGCACGGTCGAACCCGACGACCCCGGACCCTACGACATCAACATCCTTGGCGAATTCAACCTCTCGGGCGAATTCTGGCTTGTAAAGCCGCTCCTCGATCGGCTCGGGATCCGGGTGCGCGCCTGCATTCCCGGCGATGCGCGTTACCGCGACATTGCTTCCGCGCACCGCGCCCGGGCGGCAATGATGGTGTGCTCGACCGCGCTGATCAGTCTTGCCCGCAAGATGGAGGAGCGCTGGGACATCCCGTTCTTCGAGGGCTCCTTCTATGGCATCTCCGACACATCGCAAGCTCTTCGAAACCTTGTCAGGCTGCTGGTGAGGAAGGGCGCCGATCCGGAGATCCTCGAGCGCACAGAGACGCTGATCGCGCAGCAGGAGGCGATCGCGTGGAAGAAACTCGAATCCTACCGGCAAAGGCTCCAAGGCAAGCGCGTGCTGCTCAACACAGGCGGTGTGAAGTCCTGGTCGGTTGTCCATGCGCTGATGGAGATCGGAATCGAGATCGTCGGCACCTCGATCAAGAAATCTACGGTGCAGGACAAGGAGCGCATCAAACAAGTTCTCAAGCACGACAAGCACATGTTCGAATCCATGGCTGCGAGCGAGCTGTACGCCATGCTCTCTGAACACAGGGCCGATATCATGCTGTCGGGCGGTCGCACGCAATTCATTGCGCTCAAGGCCAAGACGCCCTGGCTCGATATCAACCAGGAGCGCCAGCATCCTTATGCCGGCTATGACGGCATGGTGGAACTCGTACGCCAGATCGACCTCGCCATTCACAATCCGATCTGGTCTCAGGTGCGCCAGCCGGCCCCGTGGGATTGCCAGCCTGAGCTGATAGGCGAATTGCCGTGCACGAGGAACGAGACCGCGTACCTGTTTGATGAATTCGCCTGCGCGACGGCACACGAGTGTTGA